DNA from Dendropsophus ebraccatus isolate aDenEbr1 unplaced genomic scaffold, aDenEbr1.pat pat_scaffold_1588_ctg1, whole genome shotgun sequence:
gccggtcagctgacacgCCACACTTTGCCAATCCACAGGCCGCAGcggctgaccggccattcagaagatacagcgtaggagaagccctgcagccaggtaatgtatgctgctgctgctgctgcttctcaaatcgtcggtcacccgccgcgcaccgctattcaaccgtagcgatgcgcggtgggggaacgatgattttaggtctggccctaaatgaacgatcagccgatgacactaacatcggctgatcattctctctatttcaccgaacgataatcggccgaatcaggccaaatgggcccgatccggccgattatcgttactgtgaaatagggccctaagagttgaAATCAACTTCTTATGCTAACACAATGATTTGACTGCTGTTTAGTAACAtgctatttttttccctttatagagaGCCATTTTACATAAAGAACTGAATGAAATGTCAAGACCCTTTCAGGATCCAAATTATATTTTGTCCCTCCAACCTTTGAGAATGGGAGAAGAACCCAGACCTTCTACATCCAAAAATCCTGTGGACTCTTGGTGTCATTGTGGCAACTGTATACTTTTGCCAACAACAGAAGAGTGCATATGCTGTCGCGATGTACATATGGCTACAATGAAACTGGAAGAAGATGACACAATATCTTGCATAACAGATCATAACATGTTTGTCGAAACTTGTTTGAACAAGGCGCAATTAACAATTTGTGAAATGTACAGGTGCTTTGGAAACACACATACAGCTCCAATGGAGAACAGGTAATGATGTTTTTCATATTGATAGATACTATTAATTATAGATTGATAGCCTATTGATTATATTTTTTGTCTTACAGAAACTTTAGAAAAGCTGCATATAGAATGTTTACCATGTGGGTGCATGGTTATCTGGGCCCGAAGAAGCGCAGACCGATTCCTGCTTGTGCAGTAAACAAAGTCAGACAAGCATTTCCCGAAGAAAACCAGGAATATGTTGGCTTTAGACAAGCTTATGACTTCTGTGCAGCAGATATGGCCGATGATCTTCCCTGACCTTCTTACttcggactttttttttttgttttaaattgtTTAATGTTTTTTATGATTGTTACAGGGTACATTCGGTATGTTGTCAACTTATAGACCACATTTCAGCACTTGATGTAACAAATTTTTGTGATTGTTATAAAATGTGTTTCTGATTATTTGTTCCAGTGTGCGTATAGGTTATTAAAAATACgtagatttttaagtaaatgatTCTACCTATATGACAATAATTAAACCTAAGCCGCTTTAGGTTGACTCATTAAAAATTGTGCTAtccttcccagtagtatatagacccccctgtgtgctcccatagTACTATTTTGACCCTGTGTGACAGTAGTATTGAGACATTATCTTTGCTGACAAACTACCTTGAAAAATGATGAATCTGGACTAAATTATGATACGATTTTACAATAGGGGAAAAACTCTTGTCCACAGTAGTGTTCCTTTCTCTAAAAATAGGTATATTACTAGTGTGCACATACCAGTTATCCAAATTAGTACACAATAAGCAGACAAAAATATAGATAAACAAAAGCAATTTTATTAAACTTTACaagtctatgaaaaaaaaattaaaaaacatcaACTGAATTCATGGAAGCTATTCAAATGAAAGGTTACAAAATGAAATGTCCTCACATAATGCAGTGTTCATTGGAAACGAGACATATGAGCAGTAACCATCTCACTTTTGTCAGGTCGAGGTTCCCTTGAGATATTTTTGGGCAAAGCCAATGCCTTTGATTCCCAGTTGTGTGTCAGTTCATTTCTTGCAATTTTGATGACATCTTCTAGCATTTGATAAACATGTGACGAATCCATGGGTGTATATATTTTACGTGCAGTCCACTTCTTGTTCAGTTTCGAAAATATCAATTTATGCCGGGTTGATCCTTTAGGACCTGAATGAGTCTTCACTTTCTTGACAATTGCTTGAGGACGGTGTAGATTTGCATTGTGTGCAAGAATTGCAAGTTTTGTTCTTGCTTCCATGCCATCAAACGAAAAATGAATACGTTTGGTCCGATATTTTAGCAAGAAGCTGTGGAATACCTCGATCATTCCGGTATGGCAATAATTGCACAAGTGGTTGAGATCTTTTAGTAGCTGTTTATCAGTAACTATTTTCTTTAATTGCTCAAACGCAGCTGATGTTGATGACATCCAATGATGTTTTTTCTCCTCCTCTGGGTCTAAAACTCGATGATCACATTTGGTGACATGCTCTCCTGTAAATTGATGAATATTTTGAATATGGTATAAAAGAGACAACCATCGTTCCCGGAGAATATCTACATTGCCTGCGGCCGTACTGCAGCAGTACCAGAAGTGGTTTTTTATGGCTGGAATCCACCCTGCTATTTCCCCAcagcttcttttttttataacagccATTAGCTTCTTTTGCAAAGATTTGGCATAATGCCACACATCAAATTCATGGAGGATATCAGAATATTCTTCTTTCATTATTTTGCGTATCCCAGCATGGCGGTCTGTTGCAATGATGTGTACATCAATGCCCTTTTTTATAACTCTGTCTAAACATTTTAGAAAAGCTAACTTTTCCATGGCAACTGAGGACGTAGTTTCTGTCACTTGGACAGTTTGAAAATCAACAACTTTATGTGTTTTTGCGTCCATCAGCGTGTACACACAATACTTAGCATTGTGCCCTGGGCTGTCACATTGCCCATCACCTATTAGGCATAATGCTTGATTTTGGAGTTGTTCATCCActgtttctttttccttt
Protein-coding regions in this window:
- the LOC138775382 gene encoding uncharacterized protein; the protein is MSTHYCLVTTMASKRKRSSEKTEKRLKRISPFLSEEEKKKRAQKRAILHKELNEMSRPFQDPNYILSLQPLRMGEEPRPSTSKNPVDSWCHCGNCILLPTTEECICCRDVHMATMKLEEDDTISCITDHNMFVETCLNKAQLTICEMYRCFGNTHTAPMENRNFRKAAYRMFTMWVHGYLGPKKRRPIPACAVNKVRQAFPEENQEYVGFRQAYDFCAADMADDLP